In Halobacillus amylolyticus, the following proteins share a genomic window:
- a CDS encoding YnfA family protein: MTIILFLLAGLAEIGGGYLIWLWLREGKPFYFGIIGGLSLAMYGVIAAFQTFPSFGRVYAAYGGVFIILSVLWGWGIDKKTPDTYDWIGAAICLVGVSVMLWPRN; the protein is encoded by the coding sequence ATGACGATTATATTATTTCTCTTAGCTGGATTAGCTGAAATCGGTGGTGGCTATCTTATCTGGCTTTGGCTAAGAGAAGGAAAACCTTTTTATTTTGGGATAATAGGTGGCTTATCCTTAGCTATGTATGGAGTCATAGCTGCGTTTCAAACCTTCCCATCTTTTGGGAGAGTATATGCAGCCTATGGAGGAGTTTTTATTATATTATCTGTACTTTGGGGATGGGGAATTGATAAAAAAACACCGGATACATATGATTGGATTGGCGCAGCAATATGTCTGGTTGGGGTGTCAGTGATGTTGTGGCCTCGTAATTAA